From Prochlorococcus sp. MIT 1223, the proteins below share one genomic window:
- a CDS encoding translation initiation factor IF-2 N-terminal domain-containing protein: MKIRVKELSEALGVEIADIISICAILKLPASSSISSLSLQDAKKITDYHENN; the protein is encoded by the coding sequence ATGAAAATCAGAGTAAAGGAATTATCAGAGGCCTTAGGAGTTGAGATTGCAGACATTATTTCTATTTGTGCAATCTTAAAATTGCCAGCCTCCTCAAGCATTAGTTCATTGTCATTACAAGACGCAAAGAAAATTACTGATTATCATGAAAACAATTAG